The following are from one region of the Capsicum annuum cultivar UCD-10X-F1 chromosome 1, UCD10Xv1.1, whole genome shotgun sequence genome:
- the LOC107879536 gene encoding 30S ribosomal protein S1, chloroplastic → MASLARQFVGLKCPPISTKKLVNRINHQSKQQIQKARIAAQASAAVVTNAQTRERLKLKEIFEDAYERCRTTPMEGVAFTVDDFHSALEKYDFDSEVGTKVKGTVFSVEANGALVDITAKSSAYLPIREASLHTIKHVEEAGIFPGLREEFVVVGENEADDSLVLSLRSIQYDLAWERCRQLQAEDVVVKGKLVGANKGGVVALVEGLRGFVPFSQISTKSTAEELLEKELPLKFVEVDEEQSRLVLSNRKAMADSQAQLGIGSVVLGTVQSLKPYGAFIDIGGINGLLHVSQISHDRVSDIATVLQPGDTLKVMILSHDRERGRVSLSTKKLEPTPGDMIRNPKLVFEKAEEMAQTFRQRIAQAEAMARADMLRFQPESGLTLNSDGILGPLTSELPEDGLDLSEIPPAEDL, encoded by the exons ATGGCTTCTTTGGCACGGCAGTTCGTTGGGTTGAAGTGCCCACCAATTTCAACAAAGAAGCTTGTCAATCGCATCAATCATCAGAGTAAGCAGCAGATCCAAAAGGCAAGAATAGCAGCACAAGCTTCTGCAGCAGTGGTCACAAATGCACAAACGAGAGAAAGACTAAAGCTTAAGGAGATATTTGAGGATGCCTATGAGAGATGTCGCACTACACCTATGGAAGGTGTTGCCTTTACTGTTGATGATTTTCATTCTGCccttgaaaaatatgattttgattccGAAGTTGGTACCAAG GTGAAAGGAACAGTTTTTTCTGTAGAAGCAAATGGAGCTCTAGTTGACATCACTGCAAAATCATCTGCATACTTGCCTATACGTGAGGCCTCACTTCACACCATCAAACATGTAGAGGAAGCCGGAATATTTCCTGGCTTGCGTGAGGAGTTTGTCGTAGTTGGTGAAAATGAAGCTGATGATAGTTTGGTTTTGAGTTTGCGATCAATTCAGTATGACCTTGCATGGGAGAGATGCAGGCAGCTACAAGCTGAAGACGTAGTCGTCAAAGGCAAG TTGGTCGGCGCAAATAAAGGTGGAGTGGTCGCTCTGGTCGAGGGCCTTCGTGGTTTTGTTCCATTCTCCCAGATATCAACG AAATCAACAGCGGAGGAGCTTTTGGAAAAGGAACTTCCTCTGAAGTTTGTTGAGGTTGATGAAGAGCAATCCAGACTTGTTCTCAGCAATCGTAAGGCGATGGCTGATAGTCAGGCACAATTGGGAATAGGCTCAGTCGTTCTAGGAACTGTTCAGAGCTTGAAACCGTATGGTGCCTTCATTGACATTGGTGGAATCAATGGCCTTCTTCATGTGAGCCAGATTAGTCATGATCGTGTCTCAGATATTGCAACAGTTCTCCAGCCTGGTGACACTCTCAAG GTCATGATATTGAGCCATGATCGTGAGAGAGGTCGAGTGAGCCTTTCTACAAAGAAGCTAGAGCCTACACCTGGTGACATGATTCGCAATCCAAAGCTTGTCTTTGAGAAG GCTGAAGAGATGGCCCAGACATTCAGGCAGAGAATTGCTCAAGCTGAAGCCATGGCCCGTGCAGATATGCTGAGGTTTCAGCCTGAG AGTGGATTGACCCTCAACTCTGACGGAATTTTAGGCCCGCTGACCTCTGAACTTCCTGAGGATGGACTGGACTTGAGTGAAATTCCACCGGCTGAAGATTTATGA